A region from the Desulfobulbaceae bacterium genome encodes:
- a CDS encoding transposase, with product MILREVFHLALRQTQGLVSSLMDLLKTEFLLKCVALNKMTQIGMPLSHQMF from the coding sequence TTGATCCTGCGAGAGGTCTTCCATTTAGCACTCCGACAGACTCAGGGCCTGGTATCTTCTCTCATGGACCTCCTTAAAACGGAATTCCTCCTCAAATGCGTGGCTTTAAACAAAATGACTCAAATTGGAATGCCCTTGAGTCATCAAATGTTCTGA